A section of the Leptospira kobayashii genome encodes:
- the infB gene encoding translation initiation factor IF-2, with product MEEQKSIKETLQQGAASGDKTKKKLVIKKKPNSVESKASATPVEPRTGSSTADNRKKDLNELIREEAKRQGGLGSGPQAPSQASPIVSRPERKREELPESRPMDRKPESILSGDTSSPNYRNDDRRSQGQTVPGFFKKEDRNPIISRPTNAPPQRNDGGGYRGPGGGQGQGGGGYRGPGGGQGQGGGGYRGPGGGQGQGGGGYRGPGGGQGQGGGGYRGPGGGQGQGGGGYRGPGGPGQGQGGGGYRGPGGPGQGGNRGARPIGQGGPGAKPISDPAFGGGNSGSGGPAGSSAGKKRVFEKDKARTEKDENTKFFKQSFRKQKAQAAALAAVPKEISILENIQVGEIAKKLNLKPGEIISKLMKMGMMVTINNVIDAETASILADDYGCKVKIVSLYDETVIEEEKDLPEDYITRPPVVTIMGHVDHGKTKLLDTIRSSRVAEGESGGITQHIGAYQVETNRGKVAFLDTPGHEAFTSMRARGASITDIVVLVVAADDGVMPQTIEAINHAKEATVPIIVAVNKIDLPTANPEKVRQELSNYGLQPEEWGGTTIFCEISAKNNIGIDKLLEMILIQAELLDHKANPRRRAKGTIVEAKLDPGRGAVATVLIQNGTLRVGDAFVAGVHAGRVRAMYDDLGRSIREAGPAFPALVTGLDGVPDAGAPFDVVIDDKEARTISHSRQEYERLGQSKNSTRVTLDNMSEIIKQGALKELKVIIKADVRGSTEAVKEALEKLSTVDVRLHVIHAGTGAIVDSDIILASASNAIVIGFHTRANPKTVSLAEKEKVEIKYYSIIYDVVNEVKASMEGLLDPEKVENVIGKIEIRDVFKISKVGNIAGCMVKSGKVTKQASVRVISNKSGEILWEGKLKNLKRMKDDVADVLTGFECGILLDGFNDFEVGDEIEAYEIREIARKL from the coding sequence ATGGAAGAACAAAAGTCGATTAAAGAAACCCTGCAACAGGGTGCGGCTAGCGGTGATAAGACGAAAAAAAAACTTGTCATCAAAAAAAAGCCCAACTCTGTTGAGTCCAAAGCTAGCGCCACTCCTGTGGAACCGAGAACCGGTTCTTCTACAGCTGATAATAGAAAAAAAGATCTAAATGAACTCATTAGAGAAGAAGCAAAAAGACAAGGCGGTTTAGGATCAGGTCCTCAAGCACCTTCCCAAGCCTCTCCTATTGTTTCTCGTCCGGAACGTAAAAGAGAAGAATTGCCTGAATCCAGGCCAATGGACAGAAAACCTGAATCCATTCTTTCCGGAGATACGTCGTCACCAAACTACAGAAATGACGATAGAAGAAGCCAAGGACAAACTGTTCCCGGTTTTTTCAAAAAAGAAGATAGAAATCCAATTATATCCAGACCTACAAATGCACCTCCTCAAAGAAATGATGGCGGCGGTTATCGCGGACCGGGCGGTGGACAAGGCCAAGGTGGCGGTGGTTATCGTGGACCGGGCGGCGGACAAGGCCAAGGTGGCGGTGGTTATCGCGGACCAGGCGGTGGACAAGGCCAAGGTGGCGGTGGTTATCGCGGACCAGGCGGTGGACAAGGCCAAGGTGGCGGTGGTTATCGCGGACCGGGCGGCGGACAAGGCCAAGGTGGCGGTGGTTATCGCGGACCGGGCGGTCCCGGACAAGGCCAAGGTGGTGGTGGTTATCGTGGACCAGGTGGTCCCGGACAAGGTGGAAACCGAGGTGCTCGTCCCATTGGTCAAGGTGGCCCAGGTGCCAAACCGATTTCCGATCCAGCATTTGGTGGTGGAAATTCCGGCTCCGGAGGACCAGCAGGTTCCAGTGCAGGCAAAAAAAGAGTCTTTGAAAAAGACAAGGCTCGCACTGAAAAAGACGAAAATACTAAGTTTTTCAAACAAAGTTTTAGAAAACAAAAAGCTCAGGCAGCGGCACTTGCCGCTGTACCGAAAGAGATTTCTATCCTTGAAAACATTCAAGTGGGAGAGATTGCTAAAAAATTAAATCTAAAACCGGGTGAGATCATATCCAAACTGATGAAGATGGGTATGATGGTAACGATCAATAACGTGATTGATGCAGAAACTGCTTCGATCCTTGCGGATGATTACGGTTGTAAGGTGAAAATCGTTTCTCTTTATGATGAAACAGTCATTGAAGAAGAAAAAGATCTTCCTGAAGATTATATCACTCGTCCTCCGGTTGTTACGATTATGGGTCACGTCGACCATGGTAAAACAAAATTATTGGACACGATTCGTTCTTCGCGTGTAGCGGAAGGAGAATCAGGCGGAATCACTCAGCATATCGGTGCTTATCAAGTAGAAACTAATCGCGGCAAGGTGGCATTCCTAGATACACCGGGTCACGAAGCGTTCACTTCCATGAGAGCTCGTGGAGCATCCATTACGGATATCGTAGTGCTTGTTGTTGCAGCGGATGACGGTGTGATGCCTCAAACCATTGAAGCGATCAACCACGCTAAAGAAGCAACGGTTCCGATCATTGTTGCAGTCAATAAGATCGACCTTCCTACGGCCAACCCAGAAAAGGTAAGACAAGAACTTTCCAACTACGGGCTTCAACCGGAAGAATGGGGTGGAACTACCATCTTCTGTGAAATATCAGCAAAGAATAATATAGGAATCGATAAACTACTTGAGATGATCCTCATCCAAGCGGAACTTCTCGATCACAAAGCAAATCCTCGCCGCCGTGCAAAAGGAACCATAGTAGAAGCAAAACTCGATCCGGGTCGTGGTGCTGTTGCAACAGTTCTCATCCAAAACGGAACACTCAGAGTGGGTGATGCATTCGTAGCCGGAGTGCATGCGGGACGGGTTCGGGCCATGTATGACGACTTAGGTCGGTCCATTCGGGAAGCAGGTCCTGCGTTCCCGGCACTTGTTACCGGTTTGGACGGAGTGCCTGATGCAGGGGCTCCTTTCGATGTGGTGATAGATGATAAAGAAGCTAGAACCATTTCCCATAGCCGTCAAGAGTATGAGAGACTAGGTCAGTCTAAGAACTCCACTCGGGTGACTCTGGACAATATGAGTGAGATCATCAAACAAGGTGCTCTCAAAGAACTTAAAGTCATTATCAAAGCGGACGTTCGCGGATCTACGGAAGCGGTCAAAGAAGCATTGGAAAAACTATCCACTGTCGATGTTCGTTTGCATGTGATTCACGCGGGAACGGGTGCGATTGTGGATTCGGATATCATACTGGCATCCGCTTCGAATGCAATTGTGATTGGATTTCATACAAGAGCCAATCCGAAAACGGTTTCGTTAGCTGAGAAAGAAAAAGTAGAAATCAAATACTATAGCATCATCTACGATGTGGTGAATGAAGTAAAAGCTTCTATGGAAGGACTACTCGATCCTGAAAAAGTCGAGAACGTCATCGGTAAAATCGAAATCAGAGATGTATTCAAGATCTCCAAAGTGGGTAACATTGCAGGTTGTATGGTTAAATCCGGTAAGGTGACCAAACAAGCAAGCGTTAGAGTGATCTCGAACAAATCAGGTGAGATTCTATGGGAAGGTAAACTCAAGAACCTCAAACGTATGAAAGACGATGTGGCTGATGTTCTCACAGGATTTGAATGCGGTATCTTACTCGATGGATTCAATGATTTTGAAGTAGGCGATGAAATTGAAGCTTACGAGATCAGAGAGATTGCCCGTAAACTTTAA
- the rbfA gene encoding 30S ribosome-binding factor RbfA has translation MNPIRKKKLEAEIIRILATAILEGKVKDPRIFLPSFHRIEITDDLKKATVYFTALCNNNERKKLMAGLTSSAGFLTSLVGKQLHLHTNPRFTFAWDNNYIKSLEVIRLIDESKPKTLFEETHPEASEEFFEEEDEETEEK, from the coding sequence ATGAATCCGATTCGAAAGAAAAAACTCGAAGCGGAAATCATTCGCATTCTCGCTACCGCGATTTTGGAAGGAAAGGTGAAAGATCCCAGGATTTTTCTACCTTCCTTTCATCGGATCGAGATTACGGATGATTTGAAGAAGGCGACCGTTTATTTCACTGCGCTTTGCAATAATAACGAAAGAAAAAAATTGATGGCAGGGCTAACGTCCTCTGCCGGATTTTTAACTTCACTTGTAGGCAAACAACTCCATCTGCATACAAACCCTAGATTTACTTTTGCCTGGGACAATAATTACATCAAGTCTTTGGAAGTGATTCGATTGATTGATGAATCCAAGCCGAAAACTCTTTTTGAAGAAACTCATCCGGAAGCTTCGGAAGAATTTTTCGAAGAAGAGGACGAGGAAACGGAAGAAAAATAG
- a CDS encoding sulfurtransferase, giving the protein MIVSTDWLFSQLGNADVRIVDIRGRVETSEPRYHAEKDAYQKEHIPGAVFVDWTKDIVDLDDPVPVNIAPSKKFKSLMESLGIGENRLVVAYDDHNSMFAGRLAWALRYYGHENVKILDGGFRLWKLEGRPVNSEIPSYPKANFIPNIRTQLRLTADEVQFRSSDTLLIDARRPEVYANGFIPGAVNLPHPTLIDPETGKFHPVEQLKKAFADAGIDSEKLPQKIMLYCNGGASATVPLTALALLGRKDANLYDGSWNEWGKDPNRPKGKIES; this is encoded by the coding sequence ATGATTGTTAGCACAGATTGGCTTTTTTCACAGTTGGGAAATGCGGATGTTCGGATTGTAGATATCAGGGGAAGGGTGGAAACTTCGGAACCAAGGTATCATGCGGAAAAAGATGCTTATCAGAAAGAACATATCCCCGGCGCGGTGTTTGTCGATTGGACAAAAGATATAGTCGATTTGGACGATCCCGTTCCGGTCAATATCGCTCCCTCTAAAAAATTCAAATCATTGATGGAAAGTTTGGGGATCGGTGAGAACCGTCTGGTCGTTGCTTACGATGATCATAATTCCATGTTTGCCGGAAGATTGGCTTGGGCTTTGCGCTATTACGGCCATGAGAATGTGAAGATTTTGGACGGTGGGTTTAGGTTGTGGAAACTGGAAGGAAGACCTGTGAATTCCGAAATACCTTCTTATCCGAAAGCGAATTTCATCCCGAACATACGTACCCAATTGAGGCTGACTGCGGATGAAGTTCAGTTCAGGTCTTCCGATACTCTTCTAATTGATGCTAGGCGACCGGAAGTATATGCAAACGGGTTTATTCCGGGGGCAGTGAATCTACCTCATCCGACTCTGATCGATCCTGAAACGGGAAAGTTTCATCCGGTGGAACAGTTAAAAAAAGCATTTGCGGACGCAGGTATTGATTCGGAAAAACTTCCTCAAAAGATCATGTTGTATTGCAATGGGGGAGCTTCTGCAACCGTTCCTCTTACGGCGCTTGCATTATTAGGAAGAAAGGATGCAAACTTATACGACGGATCATGGAATGAATGGGGGAAAGACCCGAATCGTCCCAAGGGGAAAATAGAATCGTAA
- a CDS encoding tRNA pseudouridine(55) synthase TruB — MALNERSGYLFVNKSEGLTSSDVVIRLKKRLHLDSIGHTGTLDRFAEGLLIIPFGDYTAFSELFLGLDKSYYAEVVVGKRTDSGDPDGMVTQEWPSEKIESYLSSETFSKESLSSELSKITSWTEQNAPLLSALKVDGMRQSDHVRRGRKVKEKTRKIQIHKIWDGEPNEKGFSFRVHVSSGTYIRKIVMDLSDLWGIPLQLGRLVRETIGPWDLQGSLPYETIDFEDARTWQEILPLPYRYLDARESRAVIHGGYIWDKLPKATETGFYLLEERTDQILAWCKYEDKSAHLPYRYRKVFFNPSQKIMFSN; from the coding sequence ATGGCTCTCAATGAAAGATCCGGTTATCTATTTGTGAACAAATCCGAAGGATTGACTTCGTCCGACGTGGTCATTCGTTTGAAGAAACGTTTGCATTTGGACTCGATCGGTCATACAGGAACCTTGGACAGGTTTGCAGAAGGGCTTCTCATTATACCTTTTGGAGATTATACCGCCTTTTCCGAGTTATTCCTCGGACTAGACAAATCCTATTACGCGGAAGTAGTCGTAGGAAAAAGAACGGATTCGGGAGACCCGGACGGAATGGTTACCCAAGAATGGCCTTCGGAAAAAATAGAATCCTATCTTTCTTCCGAAACATTTTCAAAGGAAAGCCTCTCCTCGGAATTGTCCAAAATCACTAGCTGGACGGAACAAAATGCACCGTTACTTTCCGCACTCAAAGTGGATGGAATGAGGCAGTCCGATCATGTCAGACGGGGAAGAAAGGTAAAAGAAAAAACGAGAAAGATTCAGATTCATAAAATTTGGGACGGGGAGCCGAACGAAAAAGGTTTCTCTTTTCGGGTTCATGTGAGTTCGGGAACTTACATTCGTAAAATTGTTATGGATCTTTCCGATCTTTGGGGGATTCCCCTTCAATTGGGAAGATTGGTGCGGGAAACCATCGGCCCTTGGGATTTGCAAGGATCTCTTCCCTATGAAACGATTGATTTTGAGGATGCCCGCACTTGGCAGGAGATTCTGCCCCTCCCTTACCGGTATCTGGACGCGCGCGAGTCCAGAGCAGTGATCCATGGGGGTTATATTTGGGACAAGTTACCCAAAGCCACGGAAACCGGATTTTATCTGTTGGAAGAACGAACAGACCAAATCTTGGCTTGGTGCAAATATGAGGACAAGTCAGCCCATTTGCCCTATCGTTACAGGAAAGTATTTTTTAATCCTTCTCAAAAAATTATGTTTTCTAATTGA
- the rpsO gene encoding 30S ribosomal protein S15, with the protein MITKEQKQQIIATHGSKPNDTGSAEVQIALLDSRIKDLTEHFKTNKKDFHSRRGLLAMVNQRKSLLEYLKRSNIDSYRKLIEKLGLRK; encoded by the coding sequence ATGATCACAAAAGAACAAAAACAGCAGATCATTGCCACTCACGGTAGCAAACCTAATGATACTGGATCTGCAGAAGTACAAATTGCCCTACTTGACTCTAGAATCAAGGATCTTACTGAACATTTTAAGACAAATAAAAAGGATTTCCACTCCAGACGTGGACTCCTGGCTATGGTGAACCAAAGAAAGAGTCTTTTGGAATACCTTAAAAGATCTAATATCGATAGTTACAGAAAGCTGATTGAAAAACTCGGCCTTAGGAAATAA
- the pnp gene encoding polyribonucleotide nucleotidyltransferase: protein MATEFTGSWGRDSITIETGKWAKQAHGSVVYKTGNLVLLATVCAADEPKEGQDFFPLTCEYAEKLYSVGRFPGGYFKREAKPPEHEVLLSRIIDRPIRPMFPEGYFSEVQLQVQVLSADKQVSVAGHAISAASAALSVSPIPFAGPIAGARIGRINGEFILNPTNEEITRSDLDLIVAGTKDAIVMIEGEAQEISKEDMMNALRFAQEQLKVAVELQESLVKKLGVTKKDVVLKAPDKDLHAKIRDFALAKLTAANKNAEKAKRNEDIKKINDETVKHFKELLAPEDKTKEIKHFLHELEYEVVRELVLNEGIRFDGRKTDEIRPISCEIDVLPGAHGSAVFTRGQTQSLGVITLGSTSDNQRYETLEGQKEKNFMLHYNFPAFSVGEVRRSSGPGRREIGHGNLAERALKKVLPSQADFPYVIRVVSEILESNGSSSMASVCSGTLALMAGGVPIHAPVSGIAMGLFSDEKGRYAVLSDIAGIEDHFGDMDFKLAGTKKGITAFQMDLKVNGLGLEVLQKAIEQAQVGRDHILGEMNKAISGVKDDLSSNAPRITLKQIPKDRIGELIGPGGKMIRAIIEQSGSEISVDDSGKVTIASPSETSKEKAIAMIDGIFEEIEVGKIYEGTIKRIADFGAFVEILPGKEGLCHISKLDVKRVQSVRDIVSEGQKIQVKVISVDKTGKIDLSRKDVLLDN from the coding sequence ATGGCTACAGAGTTCACCGGCTCATGGGGTAGAGACTCTATCACCATCGAAACCGGCAAATGGGCGAAACAAGCTCATGGGTCGGTTGTATATAAGACTGGAAATTTGGTTTTGCTTGCTACAGTATGTGCGGCAGACGAACCGAAAGAAGGACAAGATTTTTTCCCCCTAACTTGCGAATACGCAGAGAAGTTATACTCGGTTGGACGTTTCCCCGGTGGATACTTCAAACGAGAAGCAAAACCTCCCGAACACGAAGTACTATTATCTCGTATCATCGACAGACCGATACGCCCGATGTTCCCGGAAGGATACTTTTCAGAAGTACAATTGCAAGTCCAAGTTCTTTCCGCAGACAAACAAGTGTCAGTGGCAGGACATGCGATTAGCGCGGCATCCGCTGCACTTTCCGTTTCTCCGATTCCATTTGCGGGCCCTATTGCCGGTGCAAGGATCGGAAGAATCAATGGAGAATTTATTCTCAATCCTACCAATGAAGAAATCACCAGATCCGATCTGGACCTCATTGTTGCAGGAACCAAAGATGCCATCGTAATGATTGAAGGAGAAGCGCAGGAAATATCCAAAGAGGATATGATGAATGCTCTTCGATTTGCTCAAGAACAGTTGAAAGTGGCTGTTGAATTGCAAGAAAGCTTGGTTAAAAAATTGGGAGTCACTAAAAAAGATGTGGTTCTCAAAGCTCCTGACAAAGACCTTCACGCAAAAATTCGTGATTTTGCTTTGGCAAAACTCACAGCTGCGAACAAAAACGCGGAAAAAGCAAAACGCAACGAAGATATCAAAAAGATCAACGACGAAACGGTGAAACACTTCAAAGAGCTTTTGGCCCCCGAAGATAAAACCAAAGAAATCAAACATTTCCTTCATGAATTGGAATACGAAGTCGTCCGCGAATTGGTGTTAAACGAAGGGATTCGTTTTGACGGAAGAAAAACCGACGAAATCCGTCCCATCTCCTGCGAGATAGATGTTCTTCCCGGTGCTCACGGTTCTGCCGTTTTCACAAGAGGTCAAACCCAATCTTTGGGAGTGATCACTCTCGGAAGTACTTCAGATAACCAACGTTATGAGACTCTGGAAGGCCAAAAAGAAAAGAACTTCATGCTTCATTATAATTTCCCTGCGTTCTCAGTCGGGGAAGTGAGAAGATCATCCGGTCCGGGAAGACGTGAGATCGGACATGGAAATTTGGCCGAAAGAGCTTTGAAAAAAGTTCTGCCTAGCCAAGCTGATTTTCCTTATGTGATCCGTGTTGTTTCGGAAATTTTGGAATCAAACGGTTCTTCTTCCATGGCTTCCGTTTGTTCCGGAACACTTGCTCTTATGGCAGGTGGTGTTCCCATTCACGCTCCCGTTTCCGGGATTGCGATGGGACTTTTTTCGGACGAAAAAGGCCGTTATGCGGTATTATCCGACATCGCAGGGATTGAAGATCATTTCGGTGATATGGACTTCAAACTGGCAGGAACCAAAAAAGGGATTACTGCTTTCCAAATGGACTTGAAAGTAAACGGTCTCGGTTTGGAAGTTTTGCAAAAAGCCATTGAACAAGCGCAAGTTGGTCGTGATCATATCCTCGGGGAAATGAACAAAGCGATTTCCGGCGTAAAAGACGATCTTTCTTCCAATGCTCCTCGTATCACTTTGAAACAAATTCCTAAAGATAGAATCGGTGAACTCATTGGTCCTGGTGGAAAAATGATTCGTGCCATTATTGAACAATCCGGATCTGAAATCTCCGTGGATGATAGCGGTAAAGTAACGATCGCGTCTCCTAGCGAAACATCCAAAGAGAAGGCGATCGCAATGATCGACGGTATCTTTGAAGAGATCGAAGTGGGAAAAATTTACGAAGGAACTATCAAACGTATCGCTGATTTCGGCGCTTTCGTTGAGATCCTTCCCGGAAAAGAAGGTCTTTGCCATATTTCCAAACTGGATGTGAAACGAGTTCAATCCGTTCGGGATATAGTATCGGAAGGCCAAAAAATTCAAGTGAAGGTCATCTCTGTTGATAAAACAGGAAAGATCGATCTTTCTCGTAAAGACGTTCTGCTAGACAACTAA